The Spinacia oleracea cultivar Varoflay chromosome 2, BTI_SOV_V1, whole genome shotgun sequence DNA segment ATGAACATCCCCCTGATCCAGTTAGTAGCATCTTGTCTTGTTAATTGGAGCAAGATAAACTGTGGGTATGTTAATAATGATATGAACTTGCTAGGTGTGAAATACTTTGTTTACGTAAAGTCTGATATATGACTCTGGCCATCTGTTCAGTATACATTGATGTCTCTATTACTTCACCTGTCCGGATTACCTGATTCTAGAGCGATGCTTAGATTTGATCCTTgaaatatacggagtacaaaaCCAAAGAATAACTTTCTTATTTGTGTTGGATTCTTGCGATAACTTTATAACTCTCATGCATTCAAAGAGTCTTTGTAACAAAGATAACTGTTTTGATTCTTTGCCAATGTTTGTGTGGTGGACTGGACTGTGGCTTTAAGTTCATTGTTGTTCTTGACAGGTTTTAGAGAAGCTATACAAAGAAAAATGGAGTTCAGAATTTGGTGTGCTGCATCATCATCTCTCCTACAAGGGAATTAGCTAGTCAAATTTTTGGTGTTCTAAAGTTAGTTGGAAGGCATCATGGCTTTAGTGCCGGTCTTCTAATTGGTGGTCGTAAAGATGTTGATGAAGAGAAGGAACATGTGAatgatttgaatgttttgatcTGTACTCCTGGAAGGCTGCTTCAACACATGGATGAAACACCAAATTTTGAATGTTCTCAGCTTCAGGTCAACATGATTTTCACATCTTTACTGCTTCCTTTCATTTTAgtcgtaattttttttttctcttctagTTGTTTGATCCTCTTTATTAACTGCTAAGAATCAGCTAATTCCCAAGTAATTAACTAACAAACTAACAGCTGTAATGAGTTTATGAATTAATTgggcaaaataagaaataaccaaagtcGGAAATAGGACTGGTTTTTATTAATTGGTGTAACAATCAACTTACAACAATTGACTTgcgaaaacaaaacaaaataatcCCTTACAAGCATTCTCTTCCCTCTTATTATACCTTTGTCTCAAGCTAACTTCCTTGAGATTAGTTCTTACATTTATATGAATATCCTAGGAGATGCAATTAGCTATAAAAGCAATATTTGGTATTCGTAAGTAAAGATTCCATATGGTTTTCAATGTATGCTAACAAAATCCTACAAGTATTATTTCCTCTTTTTTCTAGATAATGTTGCTTAAAGGGTTATCTAATACGGGCCTTGTTCCTAAATTATCATTTTGGCTATCTGTAATCTTTGGATGGGAACTCTTCAATTTTTTATGTCTTTTAGTTTATTGAGTTATTCAATGTAACACCACAATGATGCTTCTTTCCAGAACCCTTTCTTAACATGTAGGCATGTAGCAAAATCAGATGGTTATGACCAGAATCTAAGTGTAGTGCTAttctgacaaaaaaaaaaaaggcttgTAGACAACTTACATATTCCATAGTGCTTGCAACTGTGAGTATAGACAATTACTGTTCCTTTATGTTTTTACCCCTTGGTGTCTAAACTGATCTTGACCCTTGCTCTTCAACAATATGACATTTTCAATCATATAAGTGATATTAGTGGAATTCTAGTTCAAAATTTTGGGTTTTTAATTAGTGAAATGTGGAAGGAGAAGAGCTATTCATAGTTAATGAAGTTGTGTTGAACTGTATACCAACTTTTCTTTTGCTAAACGGTTGATATTGTTCTGATCCGTCTTTACCTTGATGCATGCTCCTCTTGCATCTGAGTGGATGCTCTTCAACTTTCTAATGAAAACCTAACTTTTAAGTAGTGCTTCATCCTTTAATTGTTTATATATAGCTCATTGCATTACTCTGTATCTATCAAAATTTGGCCTTACATGGTGGATATTTgaggattttaattttttccCCAGGAACAGATGTTAGTTCTTGATGCGGCAGACCGAATTCTTGATATAGGGTTTAAAAATGATGTGAATGCAATCGTATCACAACTTCCAAAGAAAAGACAAACCTTGCTCTTTTCTGCGACACAAACTAAATCAGTTGAGGACCTAGCAAGGCTCAGCTTAAGAGACCCTGAATATCTTAGTGTCCACGCGGAAGCCATTACTGCTACTCCCATTGGCTTGCAGCAGACTGCTACTGTAGTCCCTCTACATCAGAAGTTAGACCTTTTATGGAGTTTTATAAAGTCACATTTGAATTCCAGGATTTTAGTGTTCCTAACTAGTCGCAAACAGGTAATTATTCTCAACTTCTGATTCAAGGTTTTCGCCTTCTTTGTTTTTTCTTAGACATGTATAGTATAGTATATTCTGAACTTCTGATTCAAGGTTTTCGCGTTCTTTGTTTTTCTTAGACATGTATGGTTCTACTCTTATTTTTTACTCAGATGTTGATATTATATTTCCCTTGTATGCCACATTACTTTGGCTAAACTCCCTAATGGTCACTTTCGTATGAAGGTAGAGTTTGTTTCTGATTCAAGGTTTTCGCGTTCTTTGTTTTTTCTTAGACATGTAtagttctaaacttattttttactCAGATTTTGATATTATATTTCCCTTGTATGCCACATTACTTTGGTTGAACTCTCTCCCTAATGGTCCTTTTACTTTTGTATGAAGGTAGAGTTTGTTTTTGAGGCCTTCAAAAAACTGCGCCCAGGAATTCCGCTGAAGTGTTTACATGGAAAGATGAATCAGGAGAGAAGGTTAAGAACATATTCTAAGTTGAGTGAGAAACGTTTTGTTTTATTCTCAACCGATGTGAGTTCAAGAGGTCTTGATTTTGATAAATCATTTGACTGGGTTGTTCAGGTGAGTCTTGATTTTGAGTAATTCAGTTAAATATTGAGATTAGGCATTACTCATTAGGGTTTAGGTCTTGATTTTGAGTAATTCAGTTAAATATTGAGATTAGGCGCTCAACTAATTCAGTCTATTCTATTCCTTAGATGGATTGTCCATCAGATGTTGCAACTTACATACACAGAGTTGGCCGCACTGCGCGATACACTGCTCGTGGGAAAGCTATTTTATTTGTGGAGCCATCAGAAAGAAAAAtgcttaaaaaattaaaaaaggcAAAAATTCCAATAATTGCAAAAACGGTAATCTTCTTTAGACATACTTCTTTGTTCTAGTCTCTGTGTAGACATACTTAGGTAACTGTTACTCACTCAGATGTTCTGAGACATGTTAcataatactacctccgtttcaaaatgatctttacaccttccgttttagtccgtttcataatgttctttacactttgctttattctatttttggacatgaaaatttactaccttaccgCTTCTTACCCcgcaatatttacaattttccattcacttttattttattcatttttctctTACACTTGCCtacctttttacacatttcacttatccatattttattatattcaaccaacttttctaGTTTTGTCTTAAAATTTGTGccaatagtaactgtaaagatatTTATGACATATATATGCTTTCTGTTTAAACTTGCAGATAAACAAAGAGAAAATGCAGTCTGTTTCTCCTCTGTTAGCTTCTATACTAGTGAAGTATCCTGATATGCAAAAATTGGGTCGAAGAGCGTTCATAACATATCTAAAGGCTGTGTGTAAAGAAAAAGATAAACAAGTTTTTGATGTGATGAAACTTGGGATTCATGATTTCTCGGCATCATTAGGTTTACCAGTGACGCCAAAAATTCGTTTCCCAAAACAGAAAATCGCAGGCAAAAGTTGTTCAAAACGAAGTCGAACTGTGGAAATCGCAGACAATTCTGCTGCTGAAAATTTGTTGGAAACTCCAAACACAAAGAGTAGTGAAATTCAAGTGTTTCTTTCAAGGCTCTAAGGGATGGTTAGTCTTGGTTTGTTTTATGAAATTTTGGTAGATTATATATAGTGTACATGCAGTTTTGCTATATTATACTGTTATCTTATTATATGGCTGAGGATATTTGAATGAAATTTTGTTTAAATCAATGAATGAGAATTTGGTGTACATGCaatcccacttgttttacttattaaaatatcggcaaatttgttaaaaaggaccttttataatccaaattttgcgagaaaggaccttatataattttttttgtgaaataacaCACCTTAATgcaatttttttgcgagaaatgaccttatataattttttttttgtgaaatcaacattaatgtaattttttttgcgtaagacaaccaaaagtaaatttccggcattgactgagcttttccgaccattgacttgcacgtgagaagcacgtgtgacattattttgctaatcacacccaattttcctccaaaattctaagctttaaaacctaaagttgaaaaaaaaacccgaaataaaatcaaatttgaACATTCAAGAGTCGGGAAAATCAttgtctttagccaacgtaagccacacgtgctgctcacgtgcaagttaatggccggaaaagctcagtcaatgccggaaacttcccttaggttctttctcgcaaaaaaaattactttaaggtgtattttcacaaaaaaattatataaggtcctttctcgcaaaatttgagttataaaaggtcctttttggcaaatttgcctaaaatatctctcaaccccacttgctttattactttatttcattcaattctttttcttaatacccgtgcccggccaagtgtaccccttaaataaatacggagggagtacctttCTTCCAACATGCTTAAAACTGGTGCTGTATTATTGTTTGTTTTATGCTCATTGTAAAATATAGGACTATAGGAGACGAATTATGTTAACAGGAAATAATACAAAGTAAAATATAGGACTATGGGAGATAAATTATGTTAACAGGAAATAATACAAAGTAAAATATTGGACTAAACTGGAGATAAATTATGTTAACTGGAAATAATACAAAGTAACATAAGACACTATGGGGGCGTTTGGTTCGCGCTGGGTAAACGAAATGGAATGCAGAAAGGGAATCAAAGAGAAAGGAATTGAATGACCCTGATTCCCCCTACCTGTTTGGGTATGTCCCAGAAACGGAATGGAATACACTGATTTCCTTTGTGGTTGTTTGGTTCAAAGCAGGGAAtcaaatgtatttttttttctaaacatgtatttatgaataacatatttaaaatataaatataatataattaaatTTAGGAACTGGTCAAAAAAtcaaccaacaaacaaacccacAAATTAAAATATGTTGAGAAACAAAGTATGAATGCCCACAAAAGTTGAATACATTCCACTCCTTCATTTAATGCTTCTCTTAAATTTCTTTCACCTATGTATAGGGGAGACATGTAGGTGTTGCAATATTTGACTATAGTACCTAAGAGTATAGTAAAACTTGCACTATAAATAGAGGGGAATGCAAAAGAGCAAACCCGGTAGAAAAACTTCCACTAGTTATTGCTTGTAATTTACTTGCAAAATTATCTGTTTTCATCTCACTTCataacacgttatcagcaccaatTTTCCTCAGGTATATTTTTTACCTGTTACtcaaaatttttataaaatgtaGTATATATTCTTAACAAAATATTTTGAGGAGTATGCTCTATAGTTGCCCATATTTGGGATCCTCTATATCAGAAACTCTAAACACCCGTTTTAATCATAAAAGAGAGTTCACATTGTTACCGGTATTATGATCAACTTGGTAAAAGGAGAATATGCTTGTGTACTACATTTATGACACTtggttgttgttttttttctcATTCATGCATAGTTGTATATATGCATTCTTACGTACTACCTGCATGCATAGTAATATTAGTCATGCATTAtcattacatatatatatatactattcCTCTGCATGCCTACATGCATATAGCTAGActatacttaaaataaaataaaatttttggtAAAAACGATATAGCCTTTATTTTCAACTAcatctttatttttgtttttcgaaCCCACGATCTCTTAAACAGACTAGGGTTCTCGGACCATTACGGCTTGCATCCCGGGGGATAtctttttaccattttaattctaTATATCCATTATTTCTTTTCAAATCCACAGTGATATTTTttttgtagtaagtaataaaACTATTAACCTCTTTAGACTATAATATACCAGTTTACTGTAACAAATTGTATAATACAATCATGATTTATCCCCTATAAAAGGGGGATTACCTGTCCCATTTTCACCACACAACATCTTATCTCCTTCTTACTTTTTATCCAAAATCACACAAAATTTTCCTCCTCCAATTTTCCGATCAAATATGTTTCCGGCCGGCAACCCCGACCCTCCACACGTCTTCACCTTCGAGGAAGAtttaagaaaattaaaacaatattttgttttaatgaTGGCCTTAGTAGTCCTTCTTATGGCATTaatgattttcataattttcaacaaatgaaGATCtccatttttttgtttatttccgGCAAGTAAGAACAAAATGCATAATTTTTGTAGTACTTCATTCTCCATTTTGATGTATTAATTGCATTTTGTCGCATTTTTTGTTTAAACCATatgtataatattattattattaatattatcattattttttttcgCCTTTAATTAACGTCATTACCATGAATTATTTGATTTATTTATGTGGGATTCATAATAATAAACTAAGGGGGTGAAGAAAACATAAAATTTTAATAGTTGATTATTATGaatatgattaattaattataatcttGATTACTAAGTTTAATGATTGTTTGATTGTAGTTAAAATGGGAGATTTGATGAAAAGACAATTCAATGTGCTAGAATTGTCTGGGCACAATTTTCTGGAATGGACTGTTGATGCACAGATGAACTTAAAGGCCCAAGGACTGGATCATACCATAAAAGATATAATGGTTCCATGCACCACAGAAATCAAAACTGCCACCAAGCAGGAAAAGGCCAAAGCCACAGTCCTCATAAGGCATCATTTACATGATAGCCTGAAAACTGAATATCTGATGGTGGAGAATCCCAAAGAGTTGTGGGATAGTCTTAAAGAAAGATATGGACACCATAAAAGGGTGCTCCTGCCAAAGGCTCAATTTGACTGGACTAATCTGAGGTTCCAGGATTTTAAATGTGTTAGTGAATATAATTCCACGTTATTCAAAATTGTATCATTGCTGAGATACTGTGATCAAGCGGTCACAGAAGATCAAATGATAGAGAAAACCCTATCCACCTTTCATGCGAATAATATTCTATTGCAACAGCAATACCGAGAGAGGGGCTTTAAGAGATATTCTGAGCTGATTTCTCTAGTGTTGGTTGCTGAACAGAATAATGATCTTCTGTTAAAGAACCATAATCTTAGACCAACTGGGTCTATGGAATTCAATGAAGCGAATGCCGTTGAAGCTCAAACCCACCTGAGGCAAATGTTGCCCATAGAGGTGGACGTGGAAGATTTAACCACCGCGGTAGAGGACGCGGAAACCACCGTGGCCGTGGTCGTGGCAGGGGTTATCTGGGCCCTAGAAATAATAATCACAAAGGGCATCAACAAGGAAATCAAAAGCACACCCCCTCAAAAGAGAAAGACACATGTTTTAGATGTGGCATGACTGGCCATTGGGGGAAAACATGCCGTACTGCAAAATATTTGGTAGATCTGTACCAAGCCTCCATAAAAGGCAAAGGAAAAGTTGTTGAGGCAAATTACGTAGATGAGGAAAATCCCTCAGGGCCAAGCTTTGATGTATCTGATTTCTTCAATGATAACCCTGACAGTGGCAATGATCTGATATTTGGGGATAATAGTAACATATAAATACCCCATCTAAACTATGTCATGTATCgtttttatatattttcttaTGTATTTTTCGATTACCTTGTTATGAATTTCTAATTTTCATGAATAAAGTATGTTATTATAATCGTTTCTCTAAACTAATTGCATATTTATTTAT contains these protein-coding regions:
- the LOC110799491 gene encoding LOW QUALITY PROTEIN: DEAD-box ATP-dependent RNA helicase 32-like (The sequence of the model RefSeq protein was modified relative to this genomic sequence to represent the inferred CDS: inserted 2 bases in 1 codon), which produces MSNSKSIQEGEEIELLEKWVEFKLGDDDTFSRYCGVELFEQIPLSKKTKDGLRDSKFTHMTDFQRASLPHSLCGRDILGAAQTGSGKTLAFIIPVLEKLYKEKWSSEFGVXCIIISPTRELASQIFGVLKLVGRHHGFSAGLLIGGRKDVDEEKEHVNDLNVLICTPGRLLQHMDETPNFECSQLQMLVLDAADRILDIGFKNDVNAIVSQLPKKRQTLLFSATQTKSVEDLARLSLRDPEYLSVHAEAITATPIGLQQTATVVPLHQKLDLLWSFIKSHLNSRILVFLTSRKQVEFVFEAFKKLRPGIPLKCLHGKMNQERRLRTYSKLSEKRFVLFSTDVSSRGLDFDKSFDWVVQMDCPSDVATYIHRVGRTARYTARGKAILFVEPSERKMLKKLKKAKIPIIAKTINKEKMQSVSPLLASILVKYPDMQKLGRRAFITYLKAVCKEKDKQVFDVMKLGIHDFSASLGLPVTPKIRFPKQKIAGKSCSKRSRTVEIADNSAAENLLETPNTKSSEIQVFLSRL
- the LOC110799485 gene encoding uncharacterized protein; translated protein: MGDLMKRQFNVLELSGHNFLEWTVDAQMNLKAQGLDHTIKDIMVPCTTEIKTATKQEKAKATVLIRHHLHDSLKTEYLMVENPKELWDSLKERYGHHKRVLLPKAQFDWTNLRFQDFKCVSEYNSTLFKIVSLLRYCDQAVTEDQMIEKTLSTFHANNILLQQQYRERGFKRYSELISLVLVAEQNNDLLLKNHNLRPTGSMEFNEANAVEAQTHLRQMLPIEVDVEDLTTAVEDAETTVAVVVAGVIWALEIIITKGINKEIKSTPPQKRKTHVLDVA